Proteins from a genomic interval of Desulfomonilaceae bacterium:
- a CDS encoding ATP-binding protein, whose amino-acid sequence MSIAESKKFDNASSTNGAGPFRLLKYFIISGFAAISIVTLLLGAFLYTRSVDTLLKGAENYARLLAENLNYNIFVGFYAPLKARGMAMDLRKWDQFGALDSLIKDFTYGLKIDRIKIIDKDRKIVYSTDYDLIGKYEQQNQAVDEALQNGKDQTKIRQGERTSNNWYGVWLADTYYPLREGTGNYWMLGAIYGVIQITQDVSDQYVNVQRYIIVILLVASGLMAFLFVALTLIVRRGERILIERADQQKRLEEKLQQSEKLASIGQMVATIAHEIRNPLGIIRSSAEVLAKKTNPDVSKIKKFAGIILEEATRLSLILTDFLDFARPKLPASNPVDVKDVVARVRNILEHEIVSRKISWTESSDESEYDSLILGDADQLYQAFLNVAMNAFESMDENGRFEIFVQPQESSIKITFADDGQGIKKENLNKIFTPFFTTNQMGTGLGLAVVHNIITAHNGEISVYSEEGHGATFSIILPRKIPSRE is encoded by the coding sequence GCCATTCAGACTGTTGAAGTATTTTATCATCTCCGGTTTTGCGGCCATCAGCATTGTCACCCTTCTGCTGGGAGCATTCCTGTATACTAGAAGTGTCGACACTCTGTTAAAAGGAGCTGAAAATTACGCTCGTCTTTTGGCTGAAAACCTTAATTACAATATATTCGTAGGATTCTACGCCCCGCTCAAAGCTCGCGGCATGGCCATGGACCTGAGGAAATGGGACCAATTCGGGGCATTGGATTCCTTGATCAAGGATTTCACCTACGGCCTCAAAATTGATCGAATCAAAATTATCGACAAAGACCGCAAGATTGTCTACAGCACTGATTATGACCTTATAGGAAAATATGAACAGCAAAACCAGGCGGTAGATGAAGCCCTTCAAAACGGAAAGGATCAGACCAAAATACGCCAGGGTGAGAGGACATCCAACAATTGGTATGGCGTATGGCTGGCCGACACATATTATCCCCTCCGGGAAGGAACAGGAAATTACTGGATGCTGGGCGCCATTTACGGGGTGATTCAGATAACCCAGGACGTTTCTGATCAGTACGTAAATGTTCAACGCTACATCATAGTCATACTACTTGTAGCCAGCGGTCTCATGGCGTTCCTGTTCGTCGCCTTGACACTTATTGTGCGTCGTGGAGAGCGCATTCTTATAGAAAGGGCTGATCAGCAGAAGCGCCTGGAGGAAAAACTTCAGCAATCCGAAAAACTTGCGTCTATTGGACAAATGGTTGCGACCATAGCCCACGAAATCCGGAACCCTCTTGGAATAATAAGGTCTTCAGCGGAAGTTCTTGCCAAAAAGACCAACCCCGATGTCTCGAAAATCAAAAAATTCGCGGGCATCATCCTGGAAGAGGCTACTCGTCTCAGTTTAATTCTGACTGATTTTCTGGATTTCGCGCGGCCTAAACTCCCAGCGTCCAATCCGGTAGACGTGAAAGACGTTGTGGCCCGAGTCAGGAACATTCTCGAGCATGAAATAGTCTCGCGCAAGATATCATGGACGGAATCTTCCGACGAATCCGAATATGACTCTTTAATCCTTGGTGACGCCGATCAACTCTATCAAGCCTTTTTGAACGTAGCGATGAACGCTTTTGAGTCTATGGATGAAAATGGACGTTTCGAAATTTTTGTTCAACCCCAGGAATCTTCTATTAAAATAACTTTTGCCGACGACGGGCAAGGGATCAAGAAAGAAAACCTGAACAAAATATTCACGCCTTTTTTTACTACAAACCAGATGGGAACCGGTTTGGGGCTGGCTGTAGTTCACAACATCATCACCGCGCATAATGGCGAGATATCCGTTTACAGTGAAGAAGGTCACGGCGCAACATTCAGCATTATCCTACCCCGAAAAATCCCGTCTCGAGAGTAG
- a CDS encoding sigma-54 dependent transcriptional regulator — protein sequence MATVLVVDDEKNYLYVLEDLLTDEGYSVLTASSGSEALEIIKDQQVDAILSDIKMPGINGIELLERVMAHDPGLPVILMTAFAEVDQAVSAMKKGAIDHIQKPFDNDDIKLAVTRAVQRRSMNPNPTRAGVESDPVWDSIIGVSEAMDRVFQIVKRVADTSATVLISGQSGTGKEVVAKALHKASSRSSQAFVSINCAAIPETLLESELFGYEKGAFTGAVSNKLGKFEVADGGVLFLDEIGEMSLNLQVKLLRVLQEQEFQRVGGNKDIRVDIRLIAATNKDLQQQVDAGLFRSDLFFRLNVVHVPMPALKDRSGDIPLLASHFLKKSCERFGKNITEIQGDVLRLLCSYSWPGNVRELENAIEYAILMSRGHSIMMDDLPNQIKSFANSTPTHLVGVDASGGLMDALDAIEEKMIRDALRKAGNIQAQAAKMLGISRSNLQYKMKKYGLLS from the coding sequence ATGGCTACTGTGCTTGTTGTGGACGACGAAAAAAATTATCTTTATGTCCTTGAGGACTTGCTCACGGATGAGGGATACAGTGTATTGACAGCTTCCTCAGGATCCGAAGCGCTGGAAATAATAAAGGATCAACAGGTAGACGCAATATTGTCGGACATCAAAATGCCTGGAATCAACGGGATTGAACTCTTAGAGAGAGTTATGGCGCACGACCCTGGACTACCCGTCATTCTGATGACCGCTTTCGCCGAGGTTGATCAGGCTGTTTCCGCCATGAAAAAGGGAGCGATAGATCATATCCAAAAACCATTTGATAATGACGATATCAAACTCGCCGTAACCAGAGCCGTTCAAAGAAGAAGCATGAACCCAAATCCTACACGAGCAGGAGTGGAATCCGATCCGGTTTGGGATTCGATTATCGGCGTATCAGAGGCCATGGATCGCGTTTTTCAGATAGTGAAAAGAGTCGCAGACACGTCAGCTACAGTATTGATCTCCGGTCAGTCTGGAACAGGCAAGGAGGTTGTAGCCAAGGCCCTTCATAAAGCTTCTTCCCGTTCGTCTCAGGCTTTTGTTTCGATTAACTGCGCGGCCATACCGGAGACTCTTCTTGAATCTGAATTGTTCGGCTATGAAAAGGGCGCGTTCACCGGGGCAGTTTCAAACAAACTTGGTAAATTTGAAGTGGCCGACGGCGGAGTCCTTTTTCTTGACGAGATAGGAGAAATGTCACTCAATCTGCAGGTCAAGTTGCTGCGCGTGCTTCAGGAGCAAGAATTCCAACGGGTCGGCGGAAACAAGGACATCAGGGTGGACATCAGGCTGATTGCCGCCACCAACAAGGATCTACAGCAACAGGTTGACGCCGGCCTCTTCAGGTCCGATCTGTTTTTTCGACTCAATGTTGTGCATGTCCCCATGCCGGCATTGAAGGATCGAAGTGGAGATATACCGCTGTTGGCTTCCCATTTTCTGAAAAAATCCTGTGAGCGTTTTGGGAAAAATATTACCGAAATTCAAGGGGATGTATTACGACTCCTGTGTTCATATTCCTGGCCCGGAAATGTCAGGGAATTGGAAAATGCGATAGAATACGCTATTCTAATGTCAAGGGGTCATTCTATCATGATGGATGACCTTCCAAACCAGATCAAGTCATTTGCGAATTCAACTCCAACGCATTTAGTCGGAGTCGACGCAAGCGGCGGTCTTATGGACGCACTTGACGCGATCGAGGAAAAAATGATCAGGGATGCCTTGAGGAAAGCTGGAAATATTCAGGCGCAAGCGGCTAAGATGTTGGGTATATCGAGAAGCAATCTTCAATATAAGATGAAAAAGTATGGGCTTCTGTCTTGA
- a CDS encoding L,D-transpeptidase, with the protein MRNLFKCGVWVIFGLCVSSLAHGQYYDDANYQNSPYSYGDSQATPPAYSNQRPANSQQYYNNTAPAPNLQYDSRDAERILREQMERASEPESPAPTQQQPQMYDDYYGHRMHDEGQIQRVIVEAKNIGGLVRNRNGKAFIIIDKRNFQFYLFDREGRLLRVGPVAIGKGKTRVGAFETPVGVFPIRSKIPVADWVRPDWYFIEEGEPVPARWEDRRVPGFFRYKLVFDGARYIHYAEATGGRLTHGCLGLDWQDAEAVFHTLSVGSYCIIADQGLLARLARGEFPLPKPEAKPAEPKQEQTITARVEPSEPQSVGVSQTVREIQPKPLSNLW; encoded by the coding sequence ATGCGAAATTTATTTAAATGTGGAGTATGGGTTATTTTTGGTCTCTGCGTGTCTTCTTTGGCGCACGGCCAGTATTATGACGACGCTAACTATCAGAACAGTCCATATAGTTATGGAGATTCTCAGGCGACGCCTCCGGCTTATTCCAACCAGAGGCCGGCCAATTCGCAGCAATATTACAACAACACAGCGCCAGCGCCCAACCTGCAATATGACTCGAGAGACGCTGAACGAATTTTGCGCGAACAGATGGAGCGCGCGTCGGAACCCGAAAGCCCGGCTCCCACGCAGCAACAACCGCAAATGTATGATGATTATTATGGACATCGCATGCACGATGAAGGACAAATCCAGAGAGTCATTGTCGAGGCCAAAAACATCGGTGGGCTTGTCAGGAACCGTAATGGAAAAGCCTTTATAATTATAGACAAGAGAAATTTTCAGTTTTATCTGTTTGATAGGGAAGGCAGGTTGCTACGCGTAGGACCAGTAGCGATCGGGAAGGGAAAAACCCGGGTTGGCGCTTTTGAAACACCTGTGGGAGTCTTTCCCATAAGAAGCAAAATTCCTGTCGCTGATTGGGTGAGGCCTGACTGGTATTTCATAGAGGAAGGCGAGCCTGTTCCAGCAAGATGGGAAGACCGTAGGGTTCCAGGGTTCTTCCGATACAAACTGGTGTTTGATGGCGCCAGATACATTCACTATGCTGAAGCTACAGGCGGCAGGTTGACCCATGGATGTCTTGGACTTGATTGGCAGGACGCCGAAGCTGTTTTTCACACGCTTAGCGTTGGCTCTTATTGTATAATTGCCGACCAGGGCCTCCTCGCCAGGCTGGCGCGTGGCGAATTCCCGTTGCCCAAGCCTGAAGCCAAACCGGCGGAACCGAAACAAGAACAGACTATCACGGCCAGAGTTGAGCCTTCTGAACCACAGTCCGTTGGAGTTTCCCAGACCGTGAGGGAAATTCAGCCCAAGCCTCTTTCAAATCTGTGGTGA
- a CDS encoding lipocalin family protein codes for MTFYSRIIGFPVLLCVAAFCASCLTASLPKSARLDDAQSSPGMSATLQGGADKSVVGKWELLYQLNDKGERQNPRDQTKTQIEFTDNGQVVFNRFDNEHSDNVKSRTGKFTLDKNEISITDDAGNTVKWPFQIASDSLIISMPEVNKKFHWRRIN; via the coding sequence ATGACTTTTTATTCACGAATCATAGGATTTCCCGTCCTGCTGTGCGTCGCAGCGTTCTGCGCCTCCTGCCTCACTGCGTCGTTGCCCAAAAGCGCTCGACTGGATGATGCCCAGTCCAGTCCCGGAATGTCGGCCACGCTTCAGGGAGGAGCGGACAAAAGCGTTGTCGGGAAATGGGAGCTTTTGTACCAGCTCAACGATAAAGGAGAACGTCAGAATCCCAGGGATCAGACAAAAACTCAGATCGAATTCACCGACAATGGTCAGGTAGTCTTTAACCGATTCGATAATGAGCATTCCGATAACGTCAAAAGCAGGACAGGGAAATTCACTCTGGACAAGAATGAGATCAGTATTACCGATGACGCTGGAAACACAGTAAAGTGGCCCTTTCAGATCGCGTCGGATTCGTTGATTATCTCCATGCCAGAAGTCAACAAGAAATTCCACTGGAGAAGGATCAACTGA
- a CDS encoding DUF3108 domain-containing protein has product MALSDRVGFVDYLHARSQQEIPLEKDQLKTLPKIICSVLLLVGVCLSVEPTFAKEKTEILRYEVSWNGNRAGHGDITMKTDSKMMSVTAQAVSDGALKALLEIWSRVQATFSASTFLPESYRFHLKSNLLRSEVVDLAFDQKKKTVHVNKSKAEGVESHSEKSGGLHDPISAVYLLRNQKDLDKPLFVDIYDGKDKARLFVYPEGPETVNVKAGCLSAVRMALRLERLGREPKEIAKGKLWISNDENRIPLLLTSSPIVGTIRFELVHAQM; this is encoded by the coding sequence GTGGCCCTTTCAGATCGCGTCGGATTCGTTGATTATCTCCATGCCAGAAGTCAACAAGAAATTCCACTGGAGAAGGATCAACTGAAAACACTACCCAAAATAATATGTTCGGTTTTGTTGTTAGTCGGGGTCTGCCTTTCGGTAGAGCCTACATTCGCTAAGGAAAAAACTGAAATTCTAAGATATGAAGTTTCATGGAATGGAAATCGGGCTGGACACGGCGATATCACTATGAAGACTGACTCCAAAATGATGAGTGTTACCGCTCAGGCTGTTTCGGACGGGGCGCTCAAGGCCTTACTCGAAATCTGGAGCCGGGTTCAGGCGACCTTTTCAGCCAGTACGTTCCTTCCTGAATCTTATCGTTTTCATCTGAAATCCAATCTGTTGCGCTCTGAAGTCGTAGACCTGGCTTTTGACCAGAAAAAAAAGACGGTCCATGTGAATAAGAGCAAAGCTGAAGGGGTGGAAAGTCATTCCGAAAAGTCTGGTGGCCTCCACGATCCCATAAGCGCCGTTTATTTGCTTCGCAATCAGAAAGACCTGGACAAGCCGCTTTTTGTAGATATTTACGATGGAAAGGACAAAGCCAGACTTTTCGTGTATCCGGAAGGGCCGGAAACCGTAAATGTTAAAGCGGGATGCCTTTCCGCTGTCCGTATGGCCCTGCGCCTTGAGCGTCTTGGACGCGAGCCCAAAGAAATCGCTAAGGGCAAGTTGTGGATCTCCAATGATGAAAATAGAATCCCCCTTCTTCTAACGTCTTCTCCAATAGTTGGCACAATCAGGTTTGAACTGGTTCATGCCCAGATGTAA
- a CDS encoding 30S ribosomal protein S1: protein MENLETQSIDNLTNEEEGQDNTKEENFAELVESSFHKAQEGQIVKGVIVQITPESIMIDVGSKSEGQIPIDQFTNAEGDLTVSVGDEVEVFLEDMGDSGGVRISKTKADKIKIWDEIAQICETEKTILGKVVARVKGGMQVDIGVPAFLPGSQIDLKPVRNFDKYIGETFEFNVLKYNRKRGNIVLSRRPLLDKSRDQRKDFISTALESGEIFTGVVKNITDYGAFVDLGGIDGLLHITDMSWGRINHPADMIKVGDEIKVKVLKFDSDKERVSLGLKQLVPDPWETVDQSYPIGSKWSGKVVSITDYGVFIELEQGVEGLVHVSEMAWTKKPRHPSKMVHIGEDVDVIVLNVDKEQKRISLGMKQLRSNPWDVIAERYPEGTKIEGKIRNVTDFGVFVGIDEGIDGLVHISDISWTQRIKHPGELYKKGQTVQAVVLNIDKENERFSLGIKQMQEDPWETVPDRYPPGAKVAGKVSSITDFGVFLEIEEGIEGMIHVSELSKERVSSPHDFTKEGAELTAVVLKVNKKDKKIALSIKSLERTADYDQKGYAGSQDVVASNLGDLLKENLGASLGKE from the coding sequence ATGGAAAACTTGGAAACCCAATCTATTGACAACTTAACTAACGAAGAAGAGGGGCAGGATAACACTAAAGAAGAAAATTTCGCTGAACTTGTCGAAAGCAGTTTTCACAAAGCCCAGGAAGGCCAGATAGTCAAGGGTGTTATCGTACAGATCACACCCGAGAGCATTATGATTGACGTCGGGTCTAAATCTGAAGGACAAATACCCATCGACCAGTTTACGAACGCTGAAGGCGATCTGACTGTCTCAGTGGGGGATGAGGTCGAAGTCTTTCTTGAAGACATGGGCGACTCTGGTGGGGTAAGAATCTCTAAGACCAAGGCTGACAAGATCAAAATTTGGGATGAGATAGCTCAGATATGTGAAACTGAAAAGACGATTCTCGGCAAAGTCGTAGCTCGCGTAAAAGGCGGCATGCAGGTGGATATCGGTGTCCCGGCGTTCCTTCCAGGTTCCCAGATCGATCTAAAACCCGTCCGTAATTTCGACAAATACATTGGTGAGACATTCGAATTCAATGTTCTTAAGTATAACCGTAAGCGCGGGAACATAGTGCTCTCCAGAAGACCGCTTCTCGATAAGTCTCGAGACCAGCGTAAAGACTTTATCTCTACTGCTCTCGAAAGCGGAGAAATCTTTACGGGCGTGGTAAAAAACATTACCGATTACGGCGCCTTTGTTGATCTCGGCGGGATTGACGGGCTGCTTCATATAACCGATATGTCCTGGGGTCGTATCAACCATCCGGCTGACATGATCAAGGTTGGAGACGAGATCAAGGTCAAGGTGTTGAAGTTCGACAGTGACAAGGAAAGAGTGTCGCTGGGACTTAAACAATTGGTCCCTGATCCGTGGGAAACCGTTGACCAGAGTTATCCTATCGGCTCCAAATGGTCCGGTAAGGTTGTCAGCATTACGGATTACGGTGTTTTCATTGAACTGGAGCAAGGTGTCGAAGGACTTGTTCATGTTTCAGAAATGGCCTGGACCAAGAAACCGCGTCATCCTTCGAAAATGGTCCATATCGGTGAAGACGTTGATGTCATAGTCCTGAATGTGGATAAGGAACAGAAAAGAATCTCACTGGGGATGAAACAGTTACGGTCCAATCCATGGGATGTAATAGCCGAACGTTATCCTGAAGGTACAAAGATTGAGGGTAAAATCCGAAATGTGACCGATTTTGGAGTCTTTGTCGGAATTGATGAAGGTATTGATGGCTTGGTTCATATTTCCGACATATCCTGGACACAGCGGATCAAACACCCGGGAGAGTTGTACAAGAAAGGGCAAACAGTTCAGGCTGTCGTGCTCAATATTGATAAAGAAAACGAGCGTTTTTCCCTTGGGATCAAACAGATGCAGGAAGATCCATGGGAAACCGTTCCCGACAGATATCCTCCTGGGGCCAAGGTTGCCGGCAAGGTTTCGTCCATAACGGATTTTGGAGTATTCCTTGAAATAGAAGAGGGTATCGAGGGGATGATTCACGTCTCCGAACTCTCCAAAGAAAGGGTCAGTTCACCCCACGATTTCACAAAAGAGGGAGCTGAACTAACCGCTGTTGTGTTGAAGGTCAACAAGAAAGACAAGAAGATAGCGCTATCGATCAAGAGTCTCGAGAGGACGGCTGACTATGATCAGAAGGGCTACGCCGGTAGCCAGGATGTGGTAGCTTCTAATCTCGGCGACCTTCTGAAGGAGAATCTTGGGGCGTCGCTGGGCAAGGAATAG
- the cmk gene encoding (d)CMP kinase: MTINRDRIGNQSGFVIAIDGPAGAGKTTIARKLAECLGFFMLDSGALYRALALALLRRKVSPECDCISEGTLSSIRISIQPISGGMKLFLDGEDISAEIRSEEIGVAASKFSAKAEARKALLGLQRSVASERNIVAEGRDMGAIVFPFAQVKFFLTADPEERAKRRYSELVEKGESIYYSQVLSEMRARDYRDETRSVAPMVPASDAVILDTTRLAPDEVVSFMLERIREKRFPKDGEI, translated from the coding sequence ATGACAATAAATAGGGACAGGATTGGCAATCAATCTGGATTCGTTATCGCAATAGACGGTCCAGCCGGAGCGGGAAAGACCACCATAGCGCGTAAGCTGGCTGAGTGTCTCGGCTTCTTTATGCTGGACAGTGGGGCGTTGTACCGGGCCTTAGCCCTGGCCCTCCTGAGACGAAAGGTGTCCCCGGAATGTGATTGCATATCAGAAGGCACGCTGAGTTCGATCAGGATTTCGATTCAGCCGATTTCCGGAGGCATGAAGCTTTTTCTTGACGGTGAGGATATCAGCGCGGAGATTCGATCAGAAGAAATAGGGGTGGCGGCGTCAAAATTTTCAGCCAAAGCGGAAGCTCGCAAAGCCCTCCTTGGGTTACAACGGTCTGTCGCGAGCGAACGCAACATTGTGGCTGAGGGCCGAGACATGGGAGCGATAGTGTTTCCCTTTGCCCAGGTAAAATTTTTCTTGACTGCGGACCCTGAAGAAAGAGCGAAGCGACGATACTCGGAACTGGTGGAAAAGGGCGAGAGCATCTATTACTCGCAGGTTTTGTCTGAAATGCGCGCTCGGGATTATAGGGATGAAACCAGAAGTGTAGCGCCGATGGTCCCTGCTTCGGACGCCGTAATTCTTGACACAACGCGGCTGGCGCCTGATGAGGTTGTGTCATTCATGTTGGAGCGCATAAGAGAGAAACGGTTCCCCAAAGATGGCGAGATTTGA
- the hisC gene encoding histidinol-phosphate transaminase: MSYSIPEWAISKVLPHILSIPEYIPGKPIAEVERELGISGAIKLASNENPLGPSPKAVDAIVKNLGMANIYPESSCPELRRALASRYDLDPDHFALGNGSDEIMQMLSHVFVSVEDEVVMPENAFSMYKIVTRLFGGKSVLVPLKKFRPDISATIRALNSRTRLVFVSNPHSPTGTVISRSELEELLSETKKVNALLALDEAYYEYVDAEEYPSGLDYLSRFDNLIVLRTFSKIYGLAGMRIGYGVAHTWLIELLNKVRAPFNVNLLAQEAARAALGDDDHIRKSRQLNLSGKRFLHERLASLGFEPIPSQANFIAFKPNLNAGEVYAALLKEGVIVRHLKSFGLPDHIRVTVGLEEQNMKFIDALKMVTRG; the protein is encoded by the coding sequence ATGAGTTACAGCATACCGGAGTGGGCGATCTCGAAAGTATTGCCTCATATCCTGTCAATCCCTGAATACATTCCCGGCAAACCTATAGCGGAAGTGGAGCGTGAGCTTGGGATCTCCGGAGCCATCAAGCTGGCCTCGAATGAGAATCCTTTGGGACCGTCTCCCAAGGCGGTTGACGCGATTGTTAAAAATCTGGGGATGGCCAACATATATCCGGAATCATCCTGTCCTGAACTTCGAAGAGCGTTAGCCTCCAGATACGATCTCGATCCGGATCATTTTGCTCTCGGAAATGGTTCCGATGAGATCATGCAGATGTTGTCTCATGTTTTTGTCAGTGTCGAAGATGAAGTAGTAATGCCGGAAAACGCTTTCTCAATGTACAAGATAGTGACTAGACTCTTCGGAGGTAAATCGGTTTTAGTCCCATTGAAAAAGTTTCGACCCGACATAAGCGCTACGATTCGGGCTTTAAACTCAAGGACTCGACTGGTATTCGTGTCGAATCCGCATAGTCCTACGGGAACCGTCATCAGCCGTTCAGAGCTAGAGGAACTTCTAAGCGAGACGAAAAAAGTAAATGCGCTTCTAGCGCTCGATGAAGCCTATTATGAATACGTTGACGCCGAAGAATATCCGTCAGGTCTTGATTATCTTTCACGTTTCGACAACCTGATCGTTTTAAGGACTTTCTCAAAAATATACGGACTTGCAGGCATGAGAATCGGTTATGGCGTAGCCCACACATGGCTGATTGAATTGTTGAACAAAGTGAGAGCCCCATTCAATGTTAATCTTTTGGCGCAGGAAGCCGCACGGGCGGCCCTTGGGGACGATGATCACATCAGGAAGTCTCGTCAACTGAACTTATCAGGTAAAAGATTTCTGCATGAAAGACTTGCCTCTTTGGGATTTGAGCCTATCCCTTCCCAGGCTAACTTCATAGCTTTCAAGCCGAATTTGAACGCCGGGGAAGTCTACGCCGCTCTCCTGAAGGAAGGGGTTATCGTGAGGCATTTAAAGAGCTTTGGGCTTCCTGACCACATACGTGTCACAGTCGGACTTGAAGAACAGAACATGAAGTTTATTGACGCCCTGAAAATGGTGACACGAGGTTGA